The stretch of DNA CCCATAAAGAGAATCTCGAAAGTGAAATCACTTCACTGACCTTCGATGCCTTCGGCTTTAGCCGAGGTGCGGCGGCAGCCCGACATTTCGCCAATGAAGTGGTGCGCTGGCTCGGACCGCTGCAACTGATTTTGCATAGCCATTGCGAGGCCCTCAGTCCCAACTTCAACCGGCAGTACGGCCACGATGTCGATATGGGGTTTATCGGTCTGTTCGACACCGTGCCTTCGGTTGCCGGCTTGAGCAATCTGGGCAATGTGCGCAGCGCCATTGCTCCCGGTATCAAGCTCCACCTTGACCGCCGCTACTTTCGCTCGGTGGTGCAGCTGGTCGCCCGCGACGAGTATCGGGCCAACTTCGCCCTGAGCCGGGTCAAACCCGATCACGCCGAAATCACCCTGCCCGGCGCGCATTCGGATATCGGCGGCGGTTATCTGGATGAGGTGCAGGAGTGTGTACTGGTCAGCCCGATGCAGGCGCTGGAAGTCTCAATCAATACTGATGTGACCCACACCTCGATTTACCGGGATGCGCTCCAGGCAAGAGCACACTGGCTGGCCAAGGGTTGGCCTGCGCAATGGCTGGAAATCGTCACACCGGAGCCGCTGTTGCTGCCCCAGGATCCACAGAATCGCCTCGGACCACGAAGAAAACGGGTGTATGCCGGCCTGCAACTCAAGAGGCCAATGAGCAATAAGCTGGCGGGAGTAACTTTGCGCGTCATGTATGAGCTGGCCAGGCAGAACGGTGTGCAATTCGAGGAAATCCCGGAGACACCCGAGTACGCGATTCCAACGGAGCTTCAAGCACTATGTGACAGGTTTGTCGCCGGTGACTACAGTACGACGCCAGCCGAGGAGGCCATGCTCAAGCTGCGTTATATCCATCTCTCGGCCCACTGGAACCACCCGCTTGGCAAACAGCATGGCGGCAGCCTTAAAGTCGTCTATATCAACGCCCCCACGGTGGATGCCGTGCGTGTGCAACACCCTCACGTACCTGACTGGACGCTTTGGTAATGAGAGCATTTATCGCACTGCTGGGCGCACTACTGCTAAGTGGCTGCCAAGCCACTGATCCACTTTCTGGAAAGAATGACCCGAAAGCCCCCTGGTGGCAGCTTGGCTTTATCGAGCCGTTCTACATGAAAGTCTGGGTCGAAGACAGCGCCGTCGAAGACATCAATGGCCAGCTATTCACCCACACTGGCAGCGGCTCCGCGGCAGGTGGCGACCTCGGTTATGAGAAAGAGTGGGCCCGGGGCTGGGAAGATAAAGTTGGAGGCAATGGATGGTCAGTGGTGGGAGCCGACCTGCCCAAGCGTATTTACGTACGTTGGCAATCCATCGTGGAACCACAGACTTATCGGGCGTGGGTGGAGATCTCCGAAGAGGCCCGAAAAATCATGCGGGCCTCAACTAACCGACGCTGCTCGGAAACACCGGACCAGACCGCCCGCTATATGGCGTCCGTCTATCTGGGTTTGGCGCCGGGCGGCATTGTTCAAGTGTGGGTAAGAGATGAATGCCGCCACACAGTCAAAGTCGCTCGAGCTCAAGCTGAAGTCGAACCATTGGGACCCAGCCAAGGAAAAAACAACGGCCGTTACGCCTATAAAGTCAGCGAAAAATCCAAACGCTATATAGAGAAGTACGGCATCCCCTATGGCAGTTGGTAATGAAAGCACTCACCTCCCTGCCGGGCAGACCGCAACCAGGACGACAATCCTTGCGATAACACCTTATGCCGTCACCGCCCTCGCCGCCCGACCCTTGCAATCGCGGAAACAATGAAATTCCATTTAAGTAATTGATAGCACCCTAACGAAAGGTGCATGCTAGAGGGCTTTCATCGCGCTTATATCATTCCGAATGATAGTTACCTTCGGCTCATTCGATTCGTGCGATACAACCCCTGCCGAGCATCATCCGCCCATCTCAAATACATTGGCGGATGATCCATGGAACAGTCACTCAAACACTTACGCTTCCCTCTCGCATTATTGGCTGTGCTGGTGATGAGCGCCTGTGGTAAGGCGCCGCAAACGGCCGCCAACATGCCCGCCGCCAAAGTCAGTGTGGCCAAGGTGCTGGAGCAACCGGTCAACGAATGGGACGAGTTCACCGGGCGCCTCGAGGCGCCGGAAACCGTAGAGATCCGCCCACGGGTTTCCGGCCAGATCGACCAGGTGGCCTTCACCGAAGGAGCCCTGGTGAAAAAAGGCGACCTGCTGTTCCAGATCGACCCACGGCCGTTCCAGGCCGAAGTGCGCCGCCTGGAAGCCCAGCTGCAACAAGCCCGGGCCACCGCCACCCGTAGTGCCAATGAAGCCCAGCGCGGCCAGCGCCTGCTGACCAGCAACGCGATCTCCGCCGAGCTGGCCGACACCCGCACCAGCGCCGCCCAGGAAGCCCGCGCCGGAGTCGACGCAATCCAGGCGCAACTGGACGTGGCCAAGCTCAACCTGAGTTTCACCCGGGTCAGCGCGCCCATCAGCGGTCGCGTCAGCCGTGCGCAAATCACCGCCGGCAACCTGGTGACCGCCGATGTCACCCCGCTGACCAGCGTGGTCTCCACCGACAAGGTCTACGCCTACTTCGACGCCGACGAGCGTGTGTACCTCAAGTACACCCAGCTCGCTCGCCAGGGCCAGCGTGGCCAGACCACCCCGGTCTACCTCGGCCTGTCCAATGAAGAAGGCCACCCGCACCTGGGCCAGATGAACTTCGTCGACAACCAGGTCAACCCGCAGACCGGCACCATCCGCGGTCGCGCGGTGTTCGATAACGCCGACGGCAGCTACACCCCGGGCCTGTATGCGCGCCTGAAACTGGTGGGCAGCGGCACCTACTCCGCCGTGCTGATCAACGACGAAGCGGTGGGGACCGACCTGGGCAAGAAGTTCGTGCTGGTGATGGATGCCGACAACAAGCCGGCGTACCGCGCCGTCGAGCTGGGGCCGAAGATCGAAGGCCTGCGCATCGTGCGCAACGGCCTGAACAAGGACGACACCATCATCGTCAAGGGTCTGCAGCGCGCCCGTCCGGGCGCACCGGTCAGCCCTGAAGTGGTACCGATGGCCAGCAAGGAAACCCTCGCCGCCCTGGCGCAACAAAGAAAGGCCCTGGAAGCCAGCAACCTGCCTCAAGTCGCCCCCGCCAAGGGTGCGTCTGAAGCGGCTGCGAAACTGGCCAGCGCTGCGACTCCACGCGGTTAAGGGAAAAGACTCAAGATGAATTTCTCCCAATTCTTCATTTCACGGCCGATCTTCGCAGCGGTGCTGTCGCTGCTGATCCTGATCGCCGGCTCCATCTCGCTGTTCCAGCTGCCCATCAGCGAATACCCGGAAGTGGTACCGCCGACCGTGGTGGTGCGCGCCAACTTCCCGGGCGCCAACCCGAAAGTCATCGGCGAAACCGTGGCCGCGCCCCTGGAGCAGGCCATCACCGGGGTCGAGAACATGCTCTACATGTCCTCGCAGTCCACCGCCGACGGCAAGATCACCCTGACCATCACCTTCGCCCTGGGCACCGACCTGGACAACGCCCAGGTGCAGGTGCAGAACCGCGTGACCCGCACCGAGCCCAAGCTGCCTGAAGAGGTGACGCGCATCGGCATCACCGTGGATAAGGCCTCGCCCGACCTGACCATGGTCGTGCACTTGACCTCGCCGGACAAACGCTACGACATGCTCTACCTGTCCAACTACGCCATCCTCAATATCAAGGATGAGCTGGCGCGCCTGGGCGGCGTCGGCGATGTGCAGCTGTTCGGCATGGGCGACTACTCGCTGCGGGTCTGGCTCGATCCGAACAAGACCGCTTCGCGCAACCTGACCGCCACCGACGTGGTCACCGCCATTCGCGAGCAGAACCGCCAGGTCGCCGCCGGTACCCTGGGCGCCCCGCCCGCGCCGAGCGCCACCAGCTTCCAGCTATCGGTCAACACCCAGGGCCGCCTGGTGACCGAGGAAGAGTTCGAGAACATCATCATCCGCTCCGGCGACAACGGCGAGATCACCCGCCTGAAAGACATCGCCCGGGTCGAGCTGGGTTCCAACCAGTACGCCCTGCGTTCGCTGCTGAACAACCAGCCGGCGGTGGCGATCCCGATCTTCCAGCGCCCTGGCTCCAACGCCATCGAGATTTCCAACGAAGTGCGGGCCAAGATGGCCGAGCTGAAACAGAGCTTCCCGCAAGGCATGGACTTCAGCATCGTCTACGACCCGACCATCTTCGTGCGTGGCTCCATCGAGGCAGTGGTGCATACCCTGTTCGAAGCGCTGATCCTGGTGGTGCTGGTGGTGATCCTGTTCCTGCAGACCTGGCGCGCCTCGATCATCCCGCTGGTGGCGGTGCCGGTCTCGCTGATCGGTACCTTTGCCGTGATGCACCTGTTCGGCTTCTCGCTCAACGCCCTGTCGCTGTTCGGGCTGGTACTGGCGATCGGTATCGTGGTGGACGACGCCATCGTGGTGGTGGAAAACGTCGAGCGTAATATCGGCCTCGGCCTGAATCCGGTGGAAGCCACCAAGCGCGCCATGCGCGAAGTGACCGGGCCGATCATCGCCACCGCCCTGGTGCTCTGCGCGGTGTTCGTGCCGGCGGCCTTCATCAGCGGCCTGACCGGGCAGTTCTACAAGCAGTTCGCCCTGACCATCGCGATCTCCACGGTGATCTCGGCCTTCAACTCCCTGACCCTGTCGCCGGCCCTGGCCGCGGTATTGCTCAAGGATCACCACGCACCGAAGGACGGCTTCTCCAAGTTCCTCGACAGGTTGCTGGGTGGCTGGCTGTTCAAACCCTTCAACCGCTTCTTCGACCGCGCAAGTGGTGGCTACGTCGGCACCGTGCGCCGGGTGATCCGTGGCAGCGGCATCGCCCTGTTCCTCTACGCGGGCCTGATGGTGCTGACCTGGTTCGGCTTCGCCCATACGCCGATGGGCTTCGTCCCGGCCCAGGACAAGCAATACCTGGTGGCCTTCGCCCAACTGCCGGACGCCGCGAGCCTGGACCGCACCGAGGACGTGATCAAGCGCATGTCCGACATCGCCCTGAAGCAACCGGGCGTGGAAAGCGCGGTGGCCTTCCCCGGCCTGTCGATCAACGGTTTCACCAACAGCCCGAACAACGGCATCGTGTTCGTGACCCTCAAGCCCTTCGACGAGCGCAAGGACCCGAGCATGTCCGCCGGGGCCATCGCCGGCGCCCTGAACGGCAAGTACGCCGATATCCAGGAAGCCTACATGGCGATCTTCCCACCGCCGCCGGTACAGGGCCTGGGAACCATCGGCGGCTTCCGCCTGCAGGTCGAGGACCGCGGCGGCATGGGCTACGAAGAGCTGTATAAGGAAGTGCAGAACGTCATCACCAAGAGTCGCAGCGTGCCGGAACTGGCCGGGCTGTTCACCAGCTACCAGGTCAACGTGCCTCAGGTCGATGCCGCCATCGACCGGGAAAAGGCCAAGACCCACGGCGTGGCCATCAGCGATATCTTCGACACCCTGCAGGTTTACCTGGGCTCGCTGTATGCCAACGACTTCAACCGTTTTGGCCGTACCTACCAGGTCAACGTCCAGGCTGAACAGCAGTTCCGTCTCGAGGCCGAGCAGATCGGCCAGCTGAAAGTACGCAACAACAAGGGTGAGATGATCCCGCTGGCGACCTTCATCAAGGTCAGCGATACCTCGGGGCCGGACCGCGTGATGCACTACAACGGCTTCGTCACCGCGGAAATCAACGGCGCGGCCGCACCGGGCTACAGCTCCGGCCAGGCGGAAGCGGCGATCGAGAAACTGCTCAAGGAAGAACTGCCCAACGGCATGACCTACGAATGGACCGAGCTGACCTACCAGCAGATCCTGGCCGGTAACACCGCGCTGTTCGTCTTCCCGCTCTGCGTGCTGCTGGCCTTCCTGGTACTGGCCGCGCAATACGAGAGCTGGAGCCTGCCGCTGGCGGTGATCCTGATCGTGCCCATGACCCTGCTGTCGGCCATCGCCGGGGTGATCCTGTCCGGTGGCGACAACAACATCTTTACCCAGATCGGCCTGATCGTACTGGTGGGCCTGGCGTGCAAGAACGCGATCCTGATCGTCGAGTTCGCCAAGGACAAGCAGGAAGAAGGCCTCGACCCGCTGGCCGCGGTCCTGGAAGCCTGCCGCCTGCGCCTGCGGCCGATCCTGATGACCTCGTTCGCCTTCATCATGGGTGTGGTGCCCCTGGTGTTCTCCAGCGGCGCCGGCGCGGAAATGCGTCATGCCATGGGTGTCGCGGTGTTCTCCGGGATGCTCGGGGTGACCTTCTTCGGCCTGCTGCTGACCCCGGTGTTCTACGTCCTGATCCGCAACTATGTGGAGCGCAGCGAAGCCCGCAAAGCGACCCGTGCCCTGAAACTGGAGGCGCAACAATGAGCCTGAAAGTCTTCCTGCCG from Pseudomonas chlororaphis subsp. chlororaphis encodes:
- the mexE gene encoding multidrug efflux RND transporter periplasmic adaptor subunit MexE encodes the protein MEQSLKHLRFPLALLAVLVMSACGKAPQTAANMPAAKVSVAKVLEQPVNEWDEFTGRLEAPETVEIRPRVSGQIDQVAFTEGALVKKGDLLFQIDPRPFQAEVRRLEAQLQQARATATRSANEAQRGQRLLTSNAISAELADTRTSAAQEARAGVDAIQAQLDVAKLNLSFTRVSAPISGRVSRAQITAGNLVTADVTPLTSVVSTDKVYAYFDADERVYLKYTQLARQGQRGQTTPVYLGLSNEEGHPHLGQMNFVDNQVNPQTGTIRGRAVFDNADGSYTPGLYARLKLVGSGTYSAVLINDEAVGTDLGKKFVLVMDADNKPAYRAVELGPKIEGLRIVRNGLNKDDTIIVKGLQRARPGAPVSPEVVPMASKETLAALAQQRKALEASNLPQVAPAKGASEAAAKLASAATPRG
- a CDS encoding efflux RND transporter permease subunit, which encodes MNFSQFFISRPIFAAVLSLLILIAGSISLFQLPISEYPEVVPPTVVVRANFPGANPKVIGETVAAPLEQAITGVENMLYMSSQSTADGKITLTITFALGTDLDNAQVQVQNRVTRTEPKLPEEVTRIGITVDKASPDLTMVVHLTSPDKRYDMLYLSNYAILNIKDELARLGGVGDVQLFGMGDYSLRVWLDPNKTASRNLTATDVVTAIREQNRQVAAGTLGAPPAPSATSFQLSVNTQGRLVTEEEFENIIIRSGDNGEITRLKDIARVELGSNQYALRSLLNNQPAVAIPIFQRPGSNAIEISNEVRAKMAELKQSFPQGMDFSIVYDPTIFVRGSIEAVVHTLFEALILVVLVVILFLQTWRASIIPLVAVPVSLIGTFAVMHLFGFSLNALSLFGLVLAIGIVVDDAIVVVENVERNIGLGLNPVEATKRAMREVTGPIIATALVLCAVFVPAAFISGLTGQFYKQFALTIAISTVISAFNSLTLSPALAAVLLKDHHAPKDGFSKFLDRLLGGWLFKPFNRFFDRASGGYVGTVRRVIRGSGIALFLYAGLMVLTWFGFAHTPMGFVPAQDKQYLVAFAQLPDAASLDRTEDVIKRMSDIALKQPGVESAVAFPGLSINGFTNSPNNGIVFVTLKPFDERKDPSMSAGAIAGALNGKYADIQEAYMAIFPPPPVQGLGTIGGFRLQVEDRGGMGYEELYKEVQNVITKSRSVPELAGLFTSYQVNVPQVDAAIDREKAKTHGVAISDIFDTLQVYLGSLYANDFNRFGRTYQVNVQAEQQFRLEAEQIGQLKVRNNKGEMIPLATFIKVSDTSGPDRVMHYNGFVTAEINGAAAPGYSSGQAEAAIEKLLKEELPNGMTYEWTELTYQQILAGNTALFVFPLCVLLAFLVLAAQYESWSLPLAVILIVPMTLLSAIAGVILSGGDNNIFTQIGLIVLVGLACKNAILIVEFAKDKQEEGLDPLAAVLEACRLRLRPILMTSFAFIMGVVPLVFSSGAGAEMRHAMGVAVFSGMLGVTFFGLLLTPVFYVLIRNYVERSEARKATRALKLEAQQ
- a CDS encoding DUF2931 family protein gives rise to the protein MRAFIALLGALLLSGCQATDPLSGKNDPKAPWWQLGFIEPFYMKVWVEDSAVEDINGQLFTHTGSGSAAGGDLGYEKEWARGWEDKVGGNGWSVVGADLPKRIYVRWQSIVEPQTYRAWVEISEEARKIMRASTNRRCSETPDQTARYMASVYLGLAPGGIVQVWVRDECRHTVKVARAQAEVEPLGPSQGKNNGRYAYKVSEKSKRYIEKYGIPYGSW